One region of Mangifera indica cultivar Alphonso chromosome 3, CATAS_Mindica_2.1, whole genome shotgun sequence genomic DNA includes:
- the LOC123211170 gene encoding chromatin structure-remodeling complex protein SYD-like isoform X4 — MASSQNVELEAAKFLHKLIQDSKDEPAKLATKLYVILQHMKSSGKEDSMPYQVISRAMETVMNQNGLDIETLKSSRLPLSSGTQMGDSSAAQCAGSSSQVVGVAKDPKMGLNENEMSKIDPFTHSRAPVGSNTGGHDYYQASGTLRNSQSFDHESPSSLDTRSANSQSQERQKDVKKATTKRKRGDSSVPVEQQNESSQQHDLRNTVVNARRGKMNKVESPGGFAVKGGELSNFNMIPSCGQMEHFSSLSGNMSSVLGVKQEGQNVAEKPMDTANLSNSISRTSASKFPEEVEVSSSHNTLGQQRGSSLPSTNDNLASRGVWNRAGLPFERSHVPKFSSNAVSSNMMSESAMQHPTISSLAGSAFGKVHGGLPVGPSSFRTGESGFSMLNPAEAHLSNIRGDETSTVLASGKVVEQNGSPNTLTDSNRIVQVGRQNSISGTTMLRTTPSRDTGKSSVSQAPAFSGMPFKERQLKQLRAQCLVFLAFRNGLMPKKLHLEIALGNIFPREGGNLDVSHKEFMDHHAAKPQCLNDQSNIPGVVPPFGRLSNVRETDRIPSGASSAGRILEADSLARETENSKLMEDKSGLPPDHFVLAEAKQLPATRKTEAEMQNQDALGSQTYLVTALQQPEFMNSEMNSWSGAGSQNDVSRRALPASAIQHDLGPEIKDNAPSQLQSVVNSGLSGYEHADSYLPSLSMRGQWKPVLGTNNDHRAMISMKDASLMPKHVSQENNEEDKSLCSNVPPAPKYTTSEKWIMDMQRRKLLAEQSWIVKQQKTKQKISACYDKLKEKVSSSEDISAKTKSVIELKKLQLSGLQRRLRSDFLNDFFKPVSTDMDRLKSYKKHRHGRRIKQLEKYEQKMKEDRQKRIRERQKEFFSEIEVHKERLDDAFKIKRERWRGFNKYVKEFHKRKERVHREKIDRIQREKINLLKINDVEGYLRMVQDAKSDRVKQLLKETEKYLQKLGSKLQEAKAMESRFEHDIDETRAPIIEKYEPAVENEDESDQAKHYLESNEKYYLMAHSIKESISEQPTCLHGGKLREYQMNGLRWLVSLYNNHLNGILADEMGLGKTVQVIALICYLMETKNDRGPFLVVVPSSVLSGWDSEINFWAPGIHKIVYSGPPEERRRLFKEKIVHQKFNVLLTTYEYLMNKHDRPKLSKIHWHYIIIDEGHRIKNASCKLNAELKHYQSYHRLLLTGTPLQNNLEELWALLNFLLPNIFNSSEDFSQWFNKPFQSNGDSSPDEALLSEEENLLIINRLHQVLRPFVLRRLKHKVENQLPEKIERLIRCEASAYQKLLMKRVEENLGSIGNSKARSVHNSVMELRNICNHPYLSQLHAEEVDTLIPKHFLPPIVRLCGKLEMLDRLLPKLKVTDHRVLFFSTMTRLLDVMEDYLTFKQYRYLRLDGHTSGGDRGALIDKFNQQDSPFFIFLLSIRAGGVGVNLQAADTVIIFDTDWNPQVDLQAQARAHRIGQKREVLVLRFETVQTVEEQVRASAEHKLGVANQSITAGFFDNNTSAEDRREYLESLLRECKKEEAAPVLDDDALNDVLARSESEIDVFESVDKQRREEEMAMWKKLVGRQGMDGSDSLPPLPSRLVTDDDLQAFYEAMKIFDVSKTVVTPQAGVKRKNMYLGALDTRQYGRGKRAREVRSYEEQWTEEELEKMCQADSPESPKMKGGGTEKNLPTVTSSCTIVLDSTEPPAVLSPSSSPPVSLPPPTPLSVDPPHLQQSKEVTPPSKRGRGRPRRAEKSPIAMVIPASSGTCKVETGLQTVTSHSATLAPGSLPGSTAFSGSLQHGVGIAPSSQPTSVLHSATPVSQSAPGGPSIPTQSRGRGRKIQSGEQATHRRGKKHGSVLPAVPDGLSSPSTDPKINEQSQNKSEMPAGSQPIAIGATGSSIPIAPVPDSLPSSAVKDASVVGDALNSATVNHVTSVPCAPQPPIPCPPAPMQTKGQSRKTQSGVSTPRRRGKRLAVLSLPAPAGLDTKSGLQSEDNSGDLLGSNSVSVRSKQDIVSEVLPNVIQEQASGVCEPVDVSSQGKKPIEQSDNAVQHPHPTSSLGVHDVSCKSSVSAPEQVPIDDLSGIASGSIEDLSKNSSSNGGVVPTSSVSNKTVELIRNQNSEDNARTDISTLKTATQAVGPVADSFPASAAVEDTNKMMQRVAGAIAPGLQSISTDPSVAAAYQSTPTQAPESVPVKRQCRKTPNRGEAPRRRGKRQALGLSGIPDGSVGLDPKLNQQLLSNLGEMMGSKTIDPGSKQETETKELTVVVQTVACEVPSPCGLAGQDPKRKETYTNPVLGRIQTAVTDVARVMKEIFSETCSAKAKAGVCSGIEAKDNTMPVSSNTLAEVAQSQSSVVKVCSEMLALETVPRSFRTNKNKEQPGTESDGTFKGGTEIFSVTSSSKDKAVCPSQSEDMTASIKAGSEHKTCAEMPALETARPGFDSAIGTHGDHIKTGNDAKSKSDIAVATETSSSKAGVPFESEGNDDKACPDMPTLETEPSGSDILINKHKESGTESDTKVNDDKDIFSETCSYRAIAGDYSGSEGNRIAKIRSSDDKSCPYMPTLESDPPGFGVRINKHKESRTEKDAKVTVDKDISSETCLSKDKAGYSTGSYVMNAPVIAVSMSTTMEVIQNQSSEDKTCPEIPTLGTAFPGFDITINKHKEQSGTESNAIIKGNDKTVSETCTVAGDSPSSEGMDAHGIAVSGNTVVEVVQDQSSEVGTGLQIPTLETAPSDLDFPNNKHEEQPVTESDAEIRCDNSAFSCEPQALQPEASKPERKTDGASTENSGDLREPRQLPDDQSVVESTSEITCIVQLNANQENDVAQELLAPNSDHTGSNRGLSSKVPGVVLLSDTQNNFGNTTMPSSNDFLKSSSVGLGDADCNTIAMNDDDDTGDHGRKSPLAFTTALPPSLINPSSKECLETSLLTLSSIEASSISTYDQIDVSKDSGVMPENLSEDLGPASSALAIEEDVIEGCSEKDSVCNLVVLHNPKVSEAVNQKDVSQSVESVGEEDEQIDVSQADRGLGLASALVIEEEQIDGSSEIDIVGNLVSAKDSNASVGEASEQTDVSRGCDAMPETLSNDLDLHSSSMVIEEAKIEGSSEKVPVGSLVSVEDSKGYVSEGGDQIDVSKGGDDVPENLSKDSYLPPSSMVIEEDTNVGLSEKDPVSNFVLVEDIKVSIGDAGNQMNVSSGAGVVQENLSEDPGLPLSSMVIAEEKMDGTIGAPEKAIVSNLVPAEDSKASVGEVGEQIDVSQGVDIMPENTCYDLYRPSSSIVIEKGKIEGSSTKDLVGSLVSMEDSKGSVGEAAEQIDVSQGGDVKQENLLKDLDLPSSSIVIEGEKIKESLEKELVHSLASLEDLKGSVGETSNRMNVSLGVRCVQETLSEDLSLPLTSLMVEEEKIDGSSEKDVVSNLLSAEDSKASVDEAGEQIGVSQGDIMPENLSNELDLPSSSMATEEKIEGSPEKDPLSSLVSVEDSKGSVGEAGEQIDISQCGDIMPKNLSKDLDLPSSSMVIEDENFEESSEKDPGSSLVSVEDFKGSVGKAGNQMKVSLGAGVVQENLSEDSGMTLTSLVVEEEKTDYSSEKDIVLVSLEDPKGSVAEAGNQIDVASEAGVEQEPVSDHLVLPAPSMEVEQEKTQALSEKDPVGVSV, encoded by the exons ATGGCGTCTTCACAAAATGTCGAGTTGGAAGCAGCAAAGTTTTTGCACAAGCTCATTCAAGATTCTAAAGATGAGCCTGCAAAATTGGCTACAAAACTTTACGTG ATATTGCAACATATGAAATCAAGTGGGAAGGAGGATTCAATGCCGTATCAAGTTATATCAAG ggcCATGGAGACTGTTATGAATCAGAATGGTCTTGATATTGAAACTTTGAAGTCATCACGTCTTCCTTTGTCCAGTGGGACTCAAATGGGGGATTCATCAGCAGCTCAATGTGCAG GATCTTCCTCACAGGTAGTTGGAGTTGCAAAAGATCCCAAGATGGgcttgaatgaaaatgaaatgtctaaaattgACCCATTTACTCATAGTAGGGCACCTGTGGGCTCTAATACAGGAGGACATGATTATTATCAAGCATCTGGAACTCTTAGAAATAGTCAGTCTTTTGACCATGAAAGTCCATCTAGTTTGGACACTAGGTCTGCCAATTCGCAATCCCAAGAAAGGCAAAAAGATGTTAAAAAGGCTACAACTAAGAGGAAGAGGGGTGATTCATCAGTTCCAGTGGAACAACAAAATGAGAGCTCCCAGCAACATGATTTACGTAACACCGTGGTTAATGCAAGGAGGGGGAAGATGAATAAGGTTGAATCACCTGGGGGTTTTGCAGTTAAAGGTGGTGAGCTTTCGAACTTTAACATGATTCCAAGTTGTGGTCAAATGGaacatttttcatctttgtctggCAACATGAGTTCAGTGCTCGGAGTCAAGCAAGAGGGTCAAAATGTTGCTGAAAAGCCAATGGATACAGCTAACCTTAGTAATTCAATTTCAAGGACTTCAGCTTCAAAATTCCCAGAAGAGGTGGAAGTTTCCTCTTCTCATAACACTTTGGGACAGCAGCGAGGGAGTTCCCTTCCTTCTACAAATGACAATCTGGCTTCCAGGGGTGTATGGAATAGAGCAGGGCTTCCATTTGAAAGATCTCATGTTCCCAAGTTTTCTTCAAATGCTGTTTCCAGTAACATGATGTCAGAATCTGCAATGCAGCATCCAACAATATCATCTCTTGCAGGAA GTGCATTTGGCAAGGTTCATGGAGGGTTACCTGTTGGCCCAAGTTCATTCCGAACAGGAGAATCAGGCTTCTCAATGCTTAATCCAGCAGAAGCCCATCTGTCAAATATTCGAGGGGATGAAACATCTACAGTGCTTGCCAGTGGAAAGGTTGTGGAGCAAAATGGAAGTCCAAACACGTTAACAGATTCAAATAGAATTGTTCag GTTGGCCGCCAAAATAGCATTTCAGGTACTACTATGCTTAGAACCACACCTTCTAGGGATACAGGTAAATCTTCTGTTTCCCAGGCCCCTGCATTTTCTGGCATGCCTTTCAAGGAACGACAGCTGAAGCAACTCCGAGCCCAATGCCTTGTATTTTTAGCCTTCAG AAATGGTTTGATGCCAAAGAAACTGCACCTTGAAATTGCACTTGGAAACATCTTTCCAAGAGAAG GTGGCAATTTAGATGTTTCACACAAGGAATTCATGGACCACCATGCAGCAAAACCGCAATGCTTGAATGATCAAAGTAATATTCCTGGAGTTGTGCCACCATTTGGAAGGCTGAGTAATGTCAGGGAAACTGATCGAATTCCTTCAGGTGCTTCATCTGCTGGAAGAATCCTGGAGGCTGACTCTTTGGCCAGGGAGACTGAGAACTCAAAGTTGATGGAGGACAAAAGTGGCTTGCCTCCTGACCATTTTGTACTTGCAGAAGCAAAACAACTACCAGCTACAAGAAAAACAGAGGCTGAAATGCAGAATCAAGACGCACTGGGATCGCAGACATATTTGGTGACTGCATTGCAGCAGCCTGAATTT ATGAACTCTGAGATGAATAGCTGGTCTGGTGCTGGAAGTCAGAATGATGTTTCAAGAAGAGCCCTACCAGCCTCTGCTATTCAGCATGATTTGGGGCCAGAAATAAAAGACAATGCTCCTAGTCAGTTGCAAAGTGTTGTTAACAGTGGTCTTTCAGGATATGAACATGCTGATAGTTACTTGCCTTCTTTGTCAATGAGGGGGCAGTGGAAACCCGTTTTAGGAACTAACAATGATCATCGTGCAATGATTTCAATGAAAGATGCTAGTTTGATGCCAAAACATGTGTCTCAGG AGAATAATGAGGAAGATAAGTCACTATGTTCTAATGTGCCACCAGCTCCAAAGTATACCACGTCAGAGAAATGGATTATGGATATGCAGAGAAGGAAACTATTGGCTGAGCAAAGCTGGATAGTAAAGCAgcaaaaaacaaagcaaaaaatttCTGCATGTTATGATAAGTTAAAG GAAAAAGTGAGCTCATCTGAAGATATATCTGCCAAAACCAAAAGTGTCATAGAATTGAAGAAACTGCAATTGTCGGGACTTCAACGTCGTCTCAGGAG TGActttctaaatgatttttttaaaccagTTTCAACTGACATGGATCGGTTGAAATCATATAAGAAACATAGACATGGTAGAAGGATAAAACAGCTTGAAAAGTATGAGCAGAAAATGAAGGAAGACCGACAAAAGAGAATTCGTGAGAGGCAGAAGGAGTTCTTCAGTGAGATAGAAGTACACAA GGAGAGGCTCGATGATGCatttaaaattaagagagaaCGCTGGAGGGGTTTCAATAAATATGTTAAGGAGTTCCATAAAAGAAAGGAACGTGTTCATCGTGAGAAGATTGACAGAATCCAGCGTGAGAAGATTAATTTATTGAAGATAAACGATGTGGAGGGTTATTTACGTATGGTGCAG GATGCCAAATCTGATCGGGTAAAGCAACTTCTCAAAGAAACTGAGAAATATCTTCAAAAGCTTGGATCTAAGCTGCAAGAGGCTAAGGCTATGGAAAGTCGTTTTGAACATGATATAGATGAAACAAGAGCTCCAATAATTGAGAAGTATGAGCCTGCTgtggaaaatgaagatgaaagtGACCAAGCGAAG CATTACTTGGAAAGCAATGAGAAGTACTATTTGATGGCTCATAG TATTAAGGAGAGTATTTCAGAGCAGCCAACTTGTCTTCATGGTGGAAAACTGAGGGA GTACCAGATGAATGGACTAAGGTGGTTGGTATCACTTTACAACAATCATTTGAATGGAATCTTAGCTGATGAAATGGGCCTTGGAAAAACTGTCCAG GTTATTGCTTTGATTTGTTACCTTATGGAAACCAAAAATGATAGAGGACCCTTTTTAGTGGTTGTACCATCATCAGTTTTATCTGGGTGGGACTCAGAAATCAACTTTTGGGCCCCTGGAATACATAAGATTGTATATTCTGGGCCTCCAGAGGAGAGACGAAGATTATTCAA GGAAAAAATTGTGCATCAGAAATTCAATGTTCTCCTGACAACGTATGAGTATCTGATGAACAAGCATGATAGGCCAAAACTTAGCAAGATACATTGgcattatattataattgatgaaGGCCACCGCATTAAAAATGCTTCTTGCAAGTTGAATGCGGAGTTGAAGCACTATCAAAGTTATCACAGATTGTTGTTAACTGGAACACCACTGCAG AATAATCTTGAAGAACTTTGGGCTTTACTCAACTTTTTGTTACCGAATATATTCAATTCATCAGAAGATTTTTCTCAGTGGTTCAACAAACCATTTCAAAGTAATGGAGACAGTTCACCTGATGAA GCTTTGTTATCCGAGGAGGAGAATCTGTTAATCATAAACCGTTTGCACCAGGTTCTACGGCCATTTGTACTTCGGAGGCTGAAACACAAG GTTGAAAATCAACTGCCTGAAAAGATCGAGAGACTTATAAGATGTGAGGCTTCCGCCTATCAGAAGCTGTTAATGAAGAGGGTTGAAGAAAATCTTGGTTCAATTGGAAATTCAAAG GCTCGGTCGGTTCATAACTCTGTTATGGAGCTTCGAAATATATGCAATCATCCGTATCTCAGCCAGCTTCATGCAGAGGAG GTTGATACTTTAATACCTAAACATTTTTTGCCACCAATCGTTCGACTTTGCGGGAAGCTTGAGATGCTGGATAGATTACTGCCAAAGTTGAAAGTGACTGATCATCGG GTTCTCTTCTTTTCCACCATGACTAGGCTGCTTGATGTCATGGAGGACTATCTTACCTTTAAACAATACCGATACCTTAGGTTGGATGGGCATACATCTGGGGGTGATCGAGGTGCCCTCATTGACAAATTCAACCAACAAGATTCAcccttttttatatttcttctcAG CATTCGTGCTGGTGGTGTTGGAGTTAATCTTCAAGCTGCTGATACTGTGATTATATTTGACACCGACTGGAATCCTCAG GTTGATCTGCAAGCACAGGCAAGGGCTCATAGGATTGGCCAGAAAAGGGAAGTGCTTGTTCTTAGATTTGAAACA GTTCAAACAGTTGAGGAACAAGTTAGAGCTTCAGCTGAGCACAAACTGGGAGTTGCTAATCAGAGCATTACGGCTGGTTTCTTTGATAATAACACAAg TGCTGAAGATCGTAGGGAATACTTAGAGTCTTTACTGCGGGAGTGTAAGAAAGAGGAAGCTGCACCTGTGTTAGATGATGATGCTTTAAATGATGTCTTAGCCCGCAG CGAATCTGAGATTGATGTGTTTGAATCAGTTGACAAACAAAGGCGAGAAGAAGAGATG GCAATGTGGAAAAAGTTGGTTGGCAGACAGGGAATGGATGGTTCTGACTCTTTACCTCCCTTACCTTCTCGTCTTGTTACTGATGATGATTTGCAAGCTTTCTATGAAGCAATGAAGATATTTGATGTATCAAAGACTGTGGTTACACCTCAAGCTGGTGTAAAGCGGAAGAATATGTATCTTGGGGCCCTTGATACTAGACAATATGGAAGAGGCAAGAGAGCAAGAGAG GTGAGGTCCTATGAAGAGCAATGGACAGAAGAGGAATTGGAAAAGATGTGTCAGGCTGACTCTCCTGAATCCCCTAAGATGAAAGGAGGAGGAACTGAAAAGAACTTGCCAACAGTCACCAGCAGCTGTACAATAGTGCTTGATAGCACAGAACCTCCTGCTGTACTCTCTCCATCTTCTTCACCCCCTGTATCCCTTCCACCCCCTACACCACTCTCCGTGGATCCTCCACATTTACAGCAAAGCAAAGAGGTAACACCACCATCTAAGCGGGGCCGTGGAAGGCCAAGAAGGGCAGAAAAATCTCCAATTGCAATGGTTATCCCTGCATCTTCTGGAACATGCAAAGTGGAGACAGGGCTACAGACAGTCACCAGCCATTCAGCAACCTTGGCTCCTGGTTCATTGCCTGGATCTACTGCTTTCAGTGGATCTTTACAACATGGTGTAGGGATTGCTCCTAGTTCTCAGCCAACCTCTGTGTTGCATTCTGCTACTCCTGTCTCACAATCTGCACCTGGAGGCCCTTCCATACCTACGCAATCAAGGGGACGAGGCCGGAAGATTCAGAGTGGTGAACAAGCTACCCATCGTAGGGGAAAGAAACATGGCTCAGTGTTACCTGCTGTTCCAGATGGTTTATCAAGTCCTAGTACTGATCCCAAAATAAATGAGCAATCCCAGAATAAATCCGAGATGCCTGCTGGGAGCCAGCCCATTGCCATAGGTGCCACTGGTTCTAGCATTCCTATTGCCCCTGTTCCTGATTCTTTACCTAGTTCTGCTGTTAAAGATGCTTCTGTTGTAGGGGATGCTTTGAATTCTGCAACAGTCAACCATGTAACATCCGTTCCTTGTGCTCCTCAACCCCCCATTCCCTGTCCTCCGGCACCCATGCAAACTAAAGGGCAGAGCAGAAAGACTCAAAGTGGAGTGTCAACCCCCCGGCGTAGAGGAAAGAGGCTGGCAGTGCTCTCACTTCCGGCTCCTGCTGGTCTGGATACCAAATCAGGTCTTCAATCAGAAGATAATTCTGGGGATTTGTTAGGGTCTAATTCTGTTTCAGTGAGAAGTAAACAAGATATTGTGTCTGAGGTATTGCCAAATGTGATTCAGGAGCAAGCATCGGGTGTTTGTGAACCTGTTGATGTTTCTAGTCAGGGAAAAAAACCTATTGAGCAATCAGATAATGCTGTCCAGCACCCTCATCCAACAAGCTCATTGGGAGTGCATGATGTCAGTTGCAAATCTTCTG TTTCAGCTCCTGAACAAGTTCCAATTGATGATTTATCTGGCATCGCTTCAGGGTCAATAGAGGATTTATCTAAAAATAGCTCTTCAAACGGTGGGGTTGTTCCAACTTCATCTGTATCAAATAAAACTGTTGAGTTGATCAGGAACCAAAATTCCGAGGACAATGCTCGTACAGATATATCAACTCTGAAGACTGCAACTCAAGCTGTTGGTCCTGTAGCTGATTCTTTTCCTGCTTCTGCTGCTGTAGAAGACACAAATAAAATGATGCAGCGTGTTGCTGGGGCAATTGCTCCTGGTTTGCAGTCAATTTCTACTGACCCCTCTGTTGCTGCAGCTTATCAATCTACCCCTACTCAGGCTCCAGAATCTGTTCCAGTGAAAAGGCAATGTCGTAAAACTCCTAACAGAGGAGAAGCACCTAGGCGAAGGGGAAAGAGACAGGCTTTGGGATTATCTGGAATTCCTGATGGGTCTGTTGGTCTAGATCCAAAATTAAATCAGCAATTACTTAGCAATCTCGGGGAAATGATGGGAAGCAAAACCATTGACCCAGGGAGTAAGCAAGAGACTGAAACTAAGGAACTGACTGTGGTTGTCCAGACAGTAGCATGTGAAGTACCATCTCCTTGTGGTTTAGCTGGTCAGGATCCAAAACGAAAAGAAACTTATACAAACCCAGTTCTTGGTCGAATTCAGACTGCTGTAACTGATGTTGCCCGTGTCATGAAGGAGATTTTCTCAGAAACTTGCTCAGCAAAAGCTAAAGCTGGTGTATGTTCTGGGATTGAAGCTAAAGACAATACAATGCCTGTATCCAGTAACACCCTTGCAGAGGTGGCCCAAAGCCAAAGTTCAGTGGTTAAAGTGTGTTCAGAGATGCTAGCTTTGGAAACAGTCCCTCGAAGTTTTCGCACCAATAAGAATAAAGAGCAGCCTGGTACAGAAAGTGATGGAACTTTTAAAGGCGGCACTGAGATTTTCTCTGTCACTTCCTCGTCTAAAGATAAAGCTGTTTGCCCTTCTCAGAGTGAAGATATGACTGCCTCTATTAAAGCTGGTTCAGAGCATAAAACATGTGCTGAGATGCCAGCTTTGGAAACAGCAAGACCAGGTTTTGACTCTGCAATCGGTACACATGGGGACCACATTAAAACTGGAAATGATGCAAAAAGTAAAAGTGACATTGCAGTTGCAACTGAAACAAGCTCATCTAAAGCTGGTGTACCTTTTGAGAGTGAAGGTAATGATGATAAAGCCTGTCCAGATATGCCTACTCTGGAAACTGAACCTTCTGGTTCTGACATTCTAATCAACAAGCATAAAGAATCTGGGACTGAAAGTGACACAAAAGTTAACGATGACAAAGATATTTTCTCTGAAACTTGCTCATATAGAGCTATAGCTGGTGATTATTCTGGGAGTGAAG GGAACCGTATTGCTAAAATTCGAAGTTCAGATGATAAATCCTGTCCTTACATGCCAACTTTGGAAAGTGACCCTCCTGGTTTTGGTGTTCGAATCAACAAGCATAAGGAGTCTAGAACTGAAAAGGATGCAAAAGTTACAGTTGACAAGGATATTTCCTCTGAAACTTGCTTATCAAAAGATAAAGCTGGTTACTCTACTGGGAGTTATGTTATGAATGCTCCTGTTATAGCTGTATCCATGAGCACCACCATGGAGGTGATCCAGAACCAGAGTTCAGAAGATAAAACTTGTCCAGAGATTCCGACTTTGGGAACAGCCTTTCCAGGTTTTGATATCACAATTAACAAGCATAAGGAACAGTCTGGGACTGAAAGTAATGCAATTATTAAAGGCAACGATAAGACTGTCTCGGAAACTTGCACTGTAGCTGGAGACTCTCCTAGTAGTGAAGGTATGGATGCTCATGGTATAGCTGTATCTGGAAATACTGTTGTAGAGGTGGTCCAAGACCAAAGTTCAGAGGTTGGAACGGGGCTACAGATTCCAACTTTGGAAACAGCCCCTTCAGATCTTGACTTTCCAAACAACAAGCATGAAGAACAGCCTGTGACTGAAAGTGATGCAGAAATTAGATGTGACAATTCTGCTTTCTCCTGTGAGCCTCAGGCCTTACAACCTGAAGCTTCCAAACCTGAAAGGAAGACTGATGGTGCTTCTACTGAGAACTCGGGTGATTTAAGAGAACCAAGACAACTTCCTGATGACCAATCAGTAGTGGAGAGTACCTCAGAGATCACTTGTATAGTTCAGCTCAATGCTAACCAAGAGAATGATGTTGCTCAGGAGTTACTTGCACCTAACAGTGATCACACAGGTTCTAATAGAGGGTTATCCAGCAAGGTTCCAGGCGTGGTACTGCTTTCTGACACTCAGAATAATTTTGGGAATACAACAATGCCTTcatcaaatgattttttaaaatcatcttcTGTTGGTCTAGGCGATGCTGATTGTAATACAATTGCCATGAACGATGATGATGATACTGGTGATCATGGCAGAAAAAGCCCACTTGCTTTCACTACAGCATTGCCTCCTAGTTTAATTAATCCTTCCTCAAAAGAGTGTCTAGAAACTTCTCTTCTTACTCTCAGCAGCATCGAGGCTTCCTCAATTtcaacatatgatcaaatagATGTTTCTAAGGATAGTGGGGTAATGCCAGAGAACTTATCTGAGGACTTGGGTCCAGCTTCATCTGCACTAGCAATTGAGGAAGATGTGATTGAGGGCTGCTCAGAGAAAGATTCTGTATGCAACTTAGTGGTACTACATAATCCAAAGGTGTCTGAAGCAGTTAATCAAAAGGATGTTTCTCAGAGTGTTGAGTCTGTAGGTGAAGAAGATGAACAAATTGATGTCTCTCAGGCTGACAGGGGTTTGGGTCTGGCTTCAGCGTTGGTGATTGAGGAAGAACAGATAGATGGTTCCTCTGAGATTGATATAGTTGGAAACTTAGTGTCAGCAAAGGATTCAAATGCTTCTGTAGGTGAAGCAAGTGAACAAACTGATGTTTCTCGGGGTTGTGATGCCATGCCAGAGACCTTGTCAAATGACTTAGATCTGCATTCATCCTCCATGGTGATTGAGGAGGCAAAAATTGAGGGATCCTCGGAAAAAGTTCCAGTCGGCAGCTTAGTGTCAGTGGAGGATTCAAAAGGTTATGTAAGTGAAGGAGGTGATCAAATTGATGTTTCGAAGGGTGGTGATGATGTGCCAGAGAACTTGTCAAAGGACTCATATCTGCCTCCATCCTCCATGGTGATTGAGGAGGATACGAATGTGGGATTATCTGAAAAAGATCCAGTTAGCAACTTTGTGTTAGTGGAGGATATAAAAGTCTCCATAGGTGATGCAGGTAATCAAATGAATGTTTCTTCAGGTGCTGGGGTTGTACAAGAGAACTTATCTGAGGATCCAGGTCTGCCTTTATCCTCCATGGTGATTGCTGAAGAAAAGATGGATGGCACCATTGGTGCCCCTGAGAAGGCTATAGTTAGCAACTTAGTGCCAGCAGAGGATTCAAAAGCTTCTGTAGGTGAAGTGGGTGAACAAATTGATGTTTCACAGGGTGTTGACATTATGCCAGAGAACACATGTTATGACTTATATCGGCCTTCATCCTCCATTGTGATTGAGAAGGGAAAAATTGAGGGATCCTCTACCAAAGATCTAGTTGGAAGCTTAGTGTCAATGGAGGATTCAAAAGGTTCTGTAGGTGAAGCAGCTGAACAAATTGATGTTTCTCAGGGTGGTGATGTCAAGCAAGAGAACTTATTGAAGGACTTAGATCTGCCATCATCCTCCATCGTAATTGAGggagaaaaaataaaggaatCCTTGGAAAAAGAGCTAGTTCACAGCTTGGCGTCACTGGAGGATTTAAAAGGCTCTGTAGGTGAAACAAGTAATCGAATGAATGTTTCTTTGGGTGTGCGGTGTGTGCAAGAAACCTTATCTGAGGATTTGAGTCTGCCCTTAACCTCCTTGATGGTTGAGGAAGAAAAGATAGATGGTTCCTCTGAGAAGGATGTAGTTAGCAACTTACTGTCAGCGGAGGATTCAAAAGCTTCTGTTGATGAAGCAGGTGAACAAATTGGTGTTTCTCAGGGTGATATCATGCCCGAGAACTTATCAAATGAATTAGATCTGCCTTCATCCTCCATGGCAACTGAGGAAAAAATTGAGGGATCCCCTGAAAAGGATCCACTTAGCAGCTTAGTGTCAGTGGAGGATTCAAAAGGTTCTGTTGGTGAAGCAGGTGAACAAATTGACATTTCTCAATGTGGTGACATCATGCCAAAGAACTTATCAAAGGACTTGGATCTGCCTTCATCTTCCATGGTGATTgaggatga